One segment of Choloepus didactylus isolate mChoDid1 chromosome 15, mChoDid1.pri, whole genome shotgun sequence DNA contains the following:
- the OPALIN gene encoding opalin → MSEMSFSLNFTLPANTTSSPVVPGGKEADCGPSLGLAAGIPSLVATVLLVAFLCTLIHRRRRSSESTEESERPCEISDVFDNPKISENPRRSPTHESTMGTEEAHVYVKTVAGSEEPVRDIYRPTVEVERRRGLWWLMPRLSLE, encoded by the exons ATGTCAGAAATG aGTTTTTCCCTGAACTTCACGTTGCCAGCGAACACA ACTTCCTCCCCAGTTGTCCCAGGTGGGAAAGAAGCA GACTGCGGCCCGTCTCTTGGATTAGCAGCGGGCATCCCATCCCTGGTGGCCACAGTCCTGCTGGTGGCTTTTCTCTGCACCTTGATTCACCGAAGAAGAAGAAGCAGTGAGTCCACCGAG GAAAGTGAGAGGCCATGTGAGATTTCAGACGTCTTTGACAATCCCAAGATATCTGAG AATCCTAGGAGGTCACCCACACACGAGAGTACAATGGGGACAGAAGAAGCACACGTTTACGTGAAGACTGTAGCAGGAAGTGAGGAACCTGTGCGTGACATTTATCGCCCTACTGTGGAAGTGGAGAGAAGGCGTGGCTTGTGGTGGCTGATGCCCCGACTGAGCCTGGAATGA